In Triticum urartu cultivar G1812 chromosome 6, Tu2.1, whole genome shotgun sequence, the following proteins share a genomic window:
- the LOC125512545 gene encoding proline-rich receptor-like protein kinase PERK9 isoform X1: MHERLVGVQSPVQEPCLQGVVTPTAWTARASSPLVRVDPPPRQIVGVRCGIRTPLLHPLHPARPAGLPVAAPASPCLPRVQMPVNPAGHRLAKSSPRRPAPRAAPLRHLFLEPPQQADLRIQPRRRQALPPPPQLRPDRFGSPPPRQVQGAASASIRQGTGPRRPPPPGSVSPMPPTSASTSSTHAGAPPLAKSTVAGLRLLCFEQRRTSAAAAPCFSALRTSSGARLDSLRFDRAGPPFLFQQGRPTSPDLGFGPCVASSGWFR, from the exons ATGCATGAGCGACTCGTCGGAGTCCAGTCGCCGGTCCA GGAACCGTGCCTCCAAGGCGTCGTCACCCCGACTGCCTGGACCGCACGCGCGTCAAGTCCGCTCGTCCGCGTCGACCCGCCGCCCCGCCAAATCGTTGGAGTCCGCTGTGGGATCCGAACCCCGCTGCTGCATCCTCTCCATCCTGCTCGTCCCGCCGGCCTCCCTGTTGCCGCGCCTGCGTCGCCCTGTTTGCCGCGAGTGCAGATGCCGGTGAATCCCGCAGGTCACCGCCTCGCCAAGTCCTCGCCTCGCCGTCCAGCGCCTCGAGCCGCGCCCCTTCGTCATCTCTTCCTTGAGCCACCGCAGCAGGCGGACCTCCGCATCCAGCCACGCCGCCGGCAAGCCCTGCCTCCTCCACCTCAACTCCGGCCGGATCGGTTCGGTTCCCCGCCGCCCCGCCAAGTACAGGGAGCCGCCTCTGCTTCGATTCGGCAGGGAACAGGACCCCGACGACCTCCACCGCCCGGATCCGTGTCACCCATGCCGCCAACTTCCGCGTCTACTTCTTCTACCCACGCTGGCGCGCCGCCCTTAGCCAAGTCCACCGTCGCCGGCCTCCGCTTGCTCTGCTTCGAGCAGAGACGAACCTCTGCAGCCGCCGCGCCCTGCTTCTCTGCGCTGAGGACGAGTAGCGGTGCCCGCCTTGACTCCCTCCGTTTTGACCGAGCCGGCCCACCTTTTCTTTTCCAGCAAGGCCGGCCTACCTCTCCAGATCTGGGCTTTGGCCCATG tgttgcttcttcgggttggttccgataa
- the LOC125512545 gene encoding proline-rich receptor-like protein kinase PERK9 isoform X2 yields MSDSSESSRREPCLQGVVTPTAWTARASSPLVRVDPPPRQIVGVRCGIRTPLLHPLHPARPAGLPVAAPASPCLPRVQMPVNPAGHRLAKSSPRRPAPRAAPLRHLFLEPPQQADLRIQPRRRQALPPPPQLRPDRFGSPPPRQVQGAASASIRQGTGPRRPPPPGSVSPMPPTSASTSSTHAGAPPLAKSTVAGLRLLCFEQRRTSAAAAPCFSALRTSSGARLDSLRFDRAGPPFLFQQGRPTSPDLGFGPCVASSGWFR; encoded by the exons ATGAGCGACTCGTCGGAGTCCAGTCGCCG GGAACCGTGCCTCCAAGGCGTCGTCACCCCGACTGCCTGGACCGCACGCGCGTCAAGTCCGCTCGTCCGCGTCGACCCGCCGCCCCGCCAAATCGTTGGAGTCCGCTGTGGGATCCGAACCCCGCTGCTGCATCCTCTCCATCCTGCTCGTCCCGCCGGCCTCCCTGTTGCCGCGCCTGCGTCGCCCTGTTTGCCGCGAGTGCAGATGCCGGTGAATCCCGCAGGTCACCGCCTCGCCAAGTCCTCGCCTCGCCGTCCAGCGCCTCGAGCCGCGCCCCTTCGTCATCTCTTCCTTGAGCCACCGCAGCAGGCGGACCTCCGCATCCAGCCACGCCGCCGGCAAGCCCTGCCTCCTCCACCTCAACTCCGGCCGGATCGGTTCGGTTCCCCGCCGCCCCGCCAAGTACAGGGAGCCGCCTCTGCTTCGATTCGGCAGGGAACAGGACCCCGACGACCTCCACCGCCCGGATCCGTGTCACCCATGCCGCCAACTTCCGCGTCTACTTCTTCTACCCACGCTGGCGCGCCGCCCTTAGCCAAGTCCACCGTCGCCGGCCTCCGCTTGCTCTGCTTCGAGCAGAGACGAACCTCTGCAGCCGCCGCGCCCTGCTTCTCTGCGCTGAGGACGAGTAGCGGTGCCCGCCTTGACTCCCTCCGTTTTGACCGAGCCGGCCCACCTTTTCTTTTCCAGCAAGGCCGGCCTACCTCTCCAGATCTGGGCTTTGGCCCATG tgttgcttcttcgggttggttccgataa